A genomic segment from Geitlerinema sp. PCC 7407 encodes:
- a CDS encoding folylpolyglutamate synthase/dihydrofolate synthase family protein, translating into MVAPSSEQTLSAIESLLQSFERFGVDLGLDRIVRLLERLGNPHHRVPIVHVAGTNGKGSVCAYVSSVLGAAGYRVGRYTSPHLVHWCERICLDGQAIAPEALYDALCQVQAAIDPASPTPTQFEVITAAAWLFFAEQAVDVAVIEVGLGGRLDATNVCDRPLVSIITPLSLEHWQRLGPTLSHIAFEKAGILKAGCPGVISPQVPEAQAVIEAQATKVGAPLTWVTPAEAIAPGRARLGDLEYPLALAGDMQLTNSALAIAAIEQLRQQGWQISAEALQRGMAATRWPGRLQWIRWQGQSLLIDGAHNGAAAHALRHYVESLPPVRQGRPVTWVMGMLSTKDHSEIFRALLRPGDRLYLVPVPDHSSADVVDLAILAQGICPAIAHCQTFTGLIDGLTAATSHRERPDDLQVLCGSLYLIGHFLGEHAADIADLTPPA; encoded by the coding sequence GTGGTTGCACCGTCTTCTGAGCAAACTCTTTCGGCCATCGAGTCGCTGTTACAAAGCTTTGAACGGTTTGGGGTAGACCTGGGGCTCGATCGCATTGTGCGGCTGCTCGAGCGCCTGGGCAATCCCCATCACCGAGTGCCCATTGTGCACGTGGCGGGCACCAATGGTAAGGGTTCGGTGTGCGCCTATGTGTCCTCGGTCCTGGGGGCTGCGGGGTATCGGGTCGGGCGCTATACGTCGCCCCACTTGGTGCACTGGTGCGAGCGAATTTGTCTAGATGGTCAGGCGATCGCCCCGGAGGCGCTCTACGACGCGCTGTGCCAGGTGCAGGCGGCCATCGATCCAGCGAGCCCGACGCCGACGCAGTTTGAAGTGATTACGGCGGCGGCCTGGCTATTTTTTGCCGAGCAGGCTGTGGATGTGGCGGTGATCGAGGTGGGGCTGGGAGGCCGCCTGGACGCCACGAATGTGTGCGATCGCCCTCTCGTTAGCATTATTACACCGCTGAGCCTGGAGCACTGGCAGCGCCTAGGCCCCACCCTCAGCCACATTGCCTTCGAGAAGGCGGGCATTCTCAAGGCGGGGTGTCCAGGGGTGATCTCGCCCCAGGTGCCCGAGGCCCAGGCAGTCATCGAGGCCCAGGCCACCAAGGTCGGCGCGCCCTTGACCTGGGTGACACCGGCAGAGGCGATCGCGCCGGGTCGGGCTCGGCTGGGCGACCTGGAATATCCGCTGGCCCTGGCGGGCGATATGCAGCTCACCAACTCGGCCTTGGCGATCGCCGCCATCGAGCAGCTGCGTCAGCAGGGCTGGCAGATTTCGGCAGAGGCCCTGCAAAGAGGCATGGCGGCCACGCGCTGGCCCGGGCGCTTGCAGTGGATCCGGTGGCAGGGCCAGTCCCTGCTGATCGACGGTGCCCACAACGGGGCAGCGGCCCACGCCCTGCGCCACTACGTCGAGAGCCTGCCCCCGGTGCGCCAGGGCCGCCCCGTGACCTGGGTGATGGGGATGCTGTCGACCAAGGATCACAGCGAGATTTTTCGGGCGCTGCTGCGACCGGGCGATCGTCTGTATCTGGTGCCGGTGCCGGACCACAGCAGCGCCGACGTCGTGGACTTGGCGATTTTGGCCCAGGGCATCTGTCCGGCGATCGCCCACTGCCAGACCTTCACGGGCCTGATTGACGGCCTCACCGCCGCCACCAGCCACCGAGAAAGGCCCGACGATTTGCAGGTTTTGTGCGGTTCGCTCTATCTGATCGGCCACTTCCTGGGCGAGCACGCCGCCGACATTGCGGATCTCACGCCCCCCGCCTAG
- a CDS encoding sugar ABC transporter substrate-binding protein — protein sequence MRGWKRFGIFALVGLLLSWIVSCSSPRPTSQAAGGTQTVEFWTMQLKAGYEDYFNQLIAEFESQNPGIQVKWVDVPWASMESKILTAVSAKTAPDVVNLNPNFASQLAGQNAWMILDDKMSQADRDLYLPKIWQASTLDNKSFAIPWYLTTRVTIYNTDLLKQAGIEQPPATYAELANVAKQVREKTGKYAFFITFVPEDSGEVLESLVQMGVRLVDDQGKAAFNTPEGKQAFQYWVDLYQQGLLPKEVLTQGHRRAIELYQSGETAVLASGAEFLGAIAKNAPSIAQVSASAPQISGETGKKNVAVMNLVIPRDTDQPEAALKFALFVTNDQHQLSFAKAANVLPSTQGALNDAYFKTAPDNASSVEKARIVSASQLKDAEVLIPTMKGMKQLQKIVYSNLQSAMLKQKSVDQAIADAAKEWDAQAATVGT from the coding sequence ATGAGAGGCTGGAAACGGTTTGGCATTTTTGCCCTGGTGGGGTTGCTCCTGAGCTGGATCGTCAGCTGCAGTAGTCCACGACCCACGTCCCAAGCAGCAGGCGGCACCCAGACGGTCGAGTTCTGGACCATGCAGCTCAAGGCTGGCTACGAAGACTACTTCAATCAGCTGATTGCCGAATTTGAGAGCCAGAACCCCGGCATCCAGGTGAAGTGGGTTGACGTCCCTTGGGCCTCGATGGAGAGCAAAATCCTGACGGCAGTGTCCGCCAAGACGGCCCCAGACGTCGTGAATCTCAATCCCAACTTTGCGTCCCAGCTGGCGGGCCAAAATGCCTGGATGATTCTCGATGACAAAATGTCCCAGGCCGATCGAGATCTGTATTTGCCCAAGATTTGGCAGGCCAGCACCCTCGACAATAAAAGCTTCGCGATTCCCTGGTACCTGACGACCCGGGTGACCATTTACAACACCGATCTTCTGAAGCAGGCAGGCATCGAGCAGCCGCCCGCGACCTACGCCGAGCTGGCCAATGTCGCCAAGCAAGTCCGGGAGAAAACCGGCAAATACGCTTTCTTCATCACCTTTGTGCCCGAGGACTCGGGGGAAGTGCTGGAGTCTCTGGTCCAGATGGGCGTGCGGCTCGTCGATGACCAGGGCAAGGCCGCCTTTAATACGCCCGAAGGCAAGCAGGCCTTCCAGTACTGGGTGGACCTCTATCAGCAGGGGCTGCTGCCCAAGGAAGTGCTGACCCAGGGCCATCGCCGGGCGATCGAGCTGTACCAGTCGGGCGAGACGGCGGTCTTGGCGTCCGGAGCGGAGTTCTTGGGGGCGATCGCCAAGAATGCGCCTTCTATTGCCCAGGTTTCCGCCTCCGCACCCCAGATCAGCGGGGAGACCGGCAAGAAAAATGTGGCGGTGATGAACCTGGTGATTCCGCGCGACACGGACCAGCCGGAGGCAGCGCTGAAGTTTGCCCTCTTTGTGACCAATGACCAACACCAGCTCAGCTTTGCCAAGGCGGCTAACGTGCTGCCGTCTACCCAGGGCGCTCTGAACGACGCGTATTTCAAGACGGCTCCGGACAACGCCTCGTCCGTCGAGAAAGCCCGCATCGTCAGCGCTAGCCAGCTCAAGGACGCAGAAGTTCTAATCCCGACGATGAAAGGGATGAAGCAGCTGCAAAAGATCGTGTACAGCAACTTGCAGTCGGCGATGCTGAAGCAAAAGTCGGTGGATCAGGCGATCGCCGATGCCGCCAAAGAGTGGGACGCTCAGGCTGCCACGGTGGGCACCTAG
- a CDS encoding transposase, with product MDKWLDMLRCQHNYLLADRFDWWEMNRCPVNACPLVCSIAEPRKKPEYYSQKRSLVSLKQEREWYSDIHADVLQDMVKRVDLAFARFIKGDKNGKRSGKPRFKGKNRYRTFAYQRVKPDCIQGNQVTLPKLGEVKFIQHRPVPEGFVIKRALVTKKADGWYVTLTLEDKSVPEQPVVEVEPTEANSIGVDAGLEYFIACSDGTTKQPPKFYRQSEDKLVKLQAKRDARGKGSKSRRKLNERIAKLHQRIARQRKQWHFETAQELIDKADVILVEDLKISNMSRRNKPKQGEDGTFLPNGQSAKSGLNKSFADAGIAGFLNEILPYKAAKAGRLVVKVNPAGTSQHCANCLNRVPKELSDRWHECPHCGASMPRDVNSGILIKKVGLGIRLTIKRESGATRRRSPRRTA from the coding sequence ATGGATAAGTGGCTCGATATGTTGCGCTGTCAACACAACTACCTGCTGGCAGATCGCTTTGACTGGTGGGAGATGAATCGGTGTCCTGTTAACGCCTGCCCTTTGGTGTGCAGTATCGCCGAACCCAGAAAAAAGCCCGAATACTACAGTCAAAAACGCTCCCTGGTCTCGCTTAAGCAGGAGCGGGAATGGTACTCCGACATTCATGCTGATGTCTTGCAGGACATGGTGAAGCGGGTAGACCTCGCATTTGCTCGGTTCATCAAAGGCGACAAGAACGGCAAACGGAGCGGTAAGCCTAGATTTAAGGGGAAGAATCGCTATCGCACCTTTGCCTACCAGCGGGTCAAGCCAGATTGCATCCAGGGCAATCAAGTCACACTGCCAAAACTAGGTGAAGTTAAGTTCATTCAACATCGGCCTGTGCCAGAAGGATTTGTGATTAAGCGAGCCCTGGTAACGAAGAAAGCAGATGGTTGGTATGTCACCCTAACCCTCGAAGACAAGTCTGTGCCAGAGCAGCCAGTGGTTGAGGTTGAGCCGACTGAGGCAAACAGTATCGGTGTAGATGCTGGACTGGAATACTTCATCGCTTGCTCGGATGGCACCACGAAACAGCCCCCCAAGTTTTACCGCCAATCTGAAGACAAATTAGTTAAGCTCCAGGCTAAGCGAGATGCCAGGGGGAAAGGTTCTAAGTCACGCCGTAAGCTGAATGAGCGTATCGCTAAATTGCATCAACGCATTGCGAGGCAGCGTAAGCAGTGGCACTTTGAAACGGCTCAAGAGCTAATCGACAAGGCCGATGTCATTTTGGTTGAAGATCTGAAAATTTCCAATATGTCCCGACGCAATAAGCCGAAACAGGGGGAGGACGGAACGTTCCTGCCCAACGGTCAATCGGCCAAGTCTGGGCTGAATAAAAGTTTTGCTGATGCTGGGATAGCTGGGTTCCTGAACGAAATCCTTCCGTACAAAGCTGCAAAAGCTGGGCGGCTGGTCGTGAAAGTCAACCCCGCTGGCACGTCCCAGCATTGTGCAAATTGTCTGAACCGAGTACCGAAAGAGTTGTCTGACCGCTGGCATGAATGCCCTCATTGTGGTGCGTCCATGCCGCGTGATGTTAACTCTGGGATACTTATCAAAAAAGTGGGGTTGGGCATTCGCCTCACTATAAAACGCGAATCTGGGGCAACCCGGAGGAGAAGCCCACGCCGTACCGCCTAA
- a CDS encoding peptidylprolyl isomerase: MTRAIMETDKGTINLELFDQDAPNTVKNFVDLSEKGFYDGLNFHRVIPNFVIQGGCPNGDGRGGPGYTIKCEINSNKHVAGSLSMAHAGRDTGGSQFFICHSPQAHLDGVHTVFGKTDDMDVVNAIRPGDKIKSVTIVH, translated from the coding sequence ATGACCCGCGCCATTATGGAAACGGATAAGGGCACCATCAACCTGGAGCTGTTTGACCAGGACGCCCCCAACACCGTCAAAAACTTTGTCGATCTGTCAGAAAAAGGCTTCTACGACGGCCTAAACTTCCACCGCGTCATCCCCAACTTTGTGATCCAGGGCGGCTGCCCCAACGGCGACGGTCGCGGCGGCCCCGGCTACACCATCAAGTGCGAAATCAACTCCAACAAGCACGTTGCAGGCTCTCTGTCCATGGCCCACGCGGGTCGCGACACCGGCGGCAGCCAGTTCTTCATTTGCCACTCGCCCCAGGCTCACCTAGACGGCGTCCACACGGTTTTCGGTAAGACTGACGACATGGATGTGGTCAACGCGATTCGGCCCGGCGACAAGATCAAGTCCGTCACGATCGTCCACTAA
- the purT gene encoding formate-dependent phosphoribosylglycinamide formyltransferase, giving the protein MNSGQSGLTERLGWGTPLATNALRLLLLGSGELGREVAIEAMRLGLEVVAADVYENAPAMQVAHRAEVLNMQDPAALRSLVERVRPDLIVPEVEAIATDMLVELEAEGWAVVPTAKATRLTMNREGIRRLAAEELGLKTSPYRFASTEAEYREAIAHLGLPCVVKPVMSSSGKGQSLVRSEAEIGPAWEYARSGARGLGQRVIVEGFVEFDTEITLLTVRSREGTHFCPPIGHIQVDGDYRESWQPCPLSPEALRQSEAIAAKITEALGGWGIFGVELFIQNQPDGDAIVYFSEVSPRPHDTGMVTLISQNMSEFELHVRAIAGLPIGTIELIRPGASAVILATEKGEAPRFEGISAALAVPTTKLRLFGKPRCHKNRRMGVAVALGETPEEARDRARTAAAAITVHPSDA; this is encoded by the coding sequence ATGAATTCTGGGCAATCGGGCTTGACGGAGCGGCTGGGCTGGGGAACGCCTCTGGCGACCAATGCGCTGAGGCTGCTGCTGCTGGGGTCGGGAGAGCTGGGCCGCGAGGTGGCGATCGAGGCGATGCGTCTGGGCCTGGAGGTGGTGGCGGCGGATGTCTACGAAAATGCGCCGGCGATGCAGGTGGCCCACCGGGCTGAGGTGCTGAATATGCAGGACCCGGCGGCCCTGCGATCGCTGGTGGAGCGGGTGCGGCCGGATCTGATCGTGCCGGAGGTGGAGGCGATCGCCACCGACATGCTCGTGGAGCTCGAAGCAGAAGGCTGGGCCGTGGTGCCGACGGCCAAGGCCACGCGCCTGACCATGAATCGCGAGGGCATTCGCCGCCTAGCCGCCGAGGAGCTCGGTCTCAAAACGTCGCCCTATCGCTTTGCCAGTACGGAGGCGGAGTACCGGGAGGCGATCGCCCATCTGGGGCTGCCCTGCGTGGTGAAGCCGGTGATGAGCTCCTCGGGCAAGGGGCAAAGCCTGGTGCGATCGGAGGCCGAAATCGGCCCGGCGTGGGAGTATGCTCGCTCGGGGGCGCGAGGCCTGGGCCAGCGGGTGATTGTGGAAGGCTTTGTTGAGTTTGATACGGAGATCACGCTGCTGACGGTGCGATCGCGAGAAGGCACCCATTTTTGTCCGCCCATTGGTCACATTCAAGTCGACGGAGATTACCGAGAGTCTTGGCAGCCCTGCCCGCTGTCGCCGGAGGCGCTCCGCCAGTCCGAGGCGATCGCCGCCAAAATCACGGAAGCCCTCGGGGGCTGGGGCATCTTTGGCGTGGAGCTGTTCATCCAAAATCAGCCGGACGGAGACGCCATCGTGTACTTCAGCGAAGTCAGCCCTCGCCCCCACGACACGGGCATGGTGACCCTGATTAGTCAGAATATGTCAGAGTTTGAGCTCCATGTGCGGGCGATCGCCGGTTTGCCCATCGGCACCATCGAGCTGATTCGCCCCGGCGCCTCCGCCGTCATCCTGGCCACCGAAAAAGGCGAAGCGCCCCGCTTTGAAGGGATCTCGGCTGCTCTGGCCGTCCCCACCACCAAGCTGCGTCTGTTCGGCAAGCCCCGCTGCCACAAGAACCGCCGCATGGGCGTCGCCGTCGCCCTCGGCGAGACCCCCGAGGAAGCGCGCGATCGCGCCCGCACCGCCGCTGCCGCCATCACCGTTCACCCATCCGACGCCTAA
- the pilM gene encoding type IV pilus assembly protein PilM — protein sequence MVNSLKNLFSKSNKGIGIELTPERINIARLRKQGQGYKLVTLTSVEMPEGVFQEGQIINAPAIAELLQSTLEENKIKVRNAATAVPGREAVTRIIPVPAELDDRELREMILNQEAGLYLPFPREEADVDYQKLGFFVDEDGIEKVRVLLVATRKEVTDIYLNTFQEAGIQVDVLEISSFSLIRTIREQLRQFAPQEAVAIVDIEFENTEISIVVDGVPQFSRTVPIGTYQIQSALSRAMNLPPSRNTELLQGMTIPVNPMDSVGGKTAAGNPGTAAMLRVLGELADELRRSIDFYLNQDENLEVAQLLLAGPGGGIGQIDEFFTQRLSLPASQIDPVDALSLEYEGELTPMQRPGLGVVLGLGLREV from the coding sequence GTGGTTAACTCACTCAAAAATTTATTCTCCAAATCAAACAAAGGGATTGGCATCGAGCTGACGCCCGAGCGAATCAACATCGCACGGCTCCGCAAGCAAGGTCAGGGCTACAAGCTCGTTACCCTGACCTCCGTCGAAATGCCCGAGGGCGTTTTTCAGGAAGGACAAATCATCAACGCACCTGCGATCGCCGAGCTGCTCCAGAGCACCCTCGAAGAGAACAAAATCAAGGTGAGGAACGCAGCCACGGCGGTCCCTGGCCGAGAAGCCGTCACCCGCATCATCCCCGTCCCCGCAGAGCTAGACGATCGCGAACTGCGCGAGATGATTCTCAACCAGGAGGCCGGACTCTATCTCCCTTTTCCCCGCGAAGAAGCCGACGTTGACTACCAAAAACTTGGCTTCTTTGTGGATGAAGACGGCATCGAGAAAGTGCGCGTCCTGCTCGTCGCCACCCGCAAAGAAGTCACCGATATCTATCTCAATACCTTCCAAGAAGCTGGAATTCAGGTGGATGTGCTCGAAATCAGCAGTTTTTCGCTGATTCGGACCATTCGTGAGCAGCTTCGGCAGTTTGCGCCCCAAGAGGCCGTCGCCATCGTTGATATCGAGTTTGAAAATACAGAAATTTCCATTGTTGTAGACGGGGTGCCGCAGTTTTCGCGCACCGTTCCCATCGGAACCTACCAGATTCAGAGCGCCCTCAGCCGCGCCATGAACCTGCCGCCTTCTCGAAACACTGAGCTGCTTCAGGGGATGACGATTCCTGTCAATCCCATGGACAGCGTGGGCGGCAAAACAGCCGCTGGAAATCCCGGCACCGCGGCCATGCTGCGGGTTCTGGGCGAGCTAGCGGATGAGCTCCGGCGATCGATTGATTTTTATTTGAACCAGGACGAAAACTTGGAGGTGGCTCAGCTGCTGCTAGCGGGGCCTGGCGGTGGCATTGGGCAGATTGATGAGTTCTTTACGCAGCGTCTCAGCTTGCCGGCAAGTCAAATTGATCCGGTGGATGCGCTGTCTTTGGAGTACGAGGGGGAGCTAACCCCTATGCAACGCCCAGGGCTAGGAGTGGTGCTGGGATTGGGACTAAGGGAGGTCTGA
- a CDS encoding PilN domain-containing protein produces the protein MYGLDINFLNDRPEYRPESSARPATKVSLGQGSTPLILGAIAGLLLPGMVFALQMFLQGENTRLNEESAQLDARLAQIQQQIQQVEAVQAQAQQVAAEADAFARVFQDIKPVSALLQDIRDRTPAGVQVQTIQKSGTGEEAKITISGYGRSFNDVNDFLLLLQQSPFLDSDGVLLNSGNLQDNPTQVEIGQGNQNASAPGITVKLPQVVGYQIEAKPTAKPANEILRELERKGAVGLVTRIRTLQQKGVI, from the coding sequence ATGTACGGTTTAGACATTAACTTTTTGAATGACCGGCCAGAGTATCGGCCGGAGTCCAGTGCCCGCCCAGCCACGAAAGTGAGTCTCGGTCAGGGCAGCACGCCGTTGATTTTGGGGGCGATCGCCGGACTCCTGCTTCCAGGCATGGTCTTTGCTCTCCAGATGTTTCTGCAAGGCGAAAACACTCGCCTAAACGAAGAGAGCGCTCAGCTCGATGCCAGACTGGCCCAGATCCAGCAGCAAATCCAGCAGGTAGAGGCCGTTCAGGCACAAGCCCAGCAGGTAGCGGCAGAAGCAGACGCTTTTGCGCGAGTTTTCCAGGATATCAAGCCAGTTTCGGCGCTGCTCCAGGATATTCGCGATCGCACGCCTGCCGGGGTTCAGGTCCAAACCATTCAGAAGAGCGGCACCGGCGAGGAAGCCAAGATTACAATCTCGGGCTACGGGCGCTCGTTCAACGACGTCAACGACTTCTTGCTCCTGCTTCAGCAATCGCCATTCCTCGATAGCGACGGCGTTCTGCTAAACTCTGGCAACCTGCAAGACAATCCAACCCAAGTTGAGATTGGTCAAGGCAACCAGAATGCCAGCGCTCCTGGCATCACGGTCAAGCTCCCCCAAGTCGTGGGATACCAGATCGAAGCAAAACCCACCGCCAAGCCGGCCAATGAGATTCTGCGCGAACTCGAGCGCAAGGGAGCTGTGGGCTTAGTGACCCGCATCCGGACGCTGCAACAAAAAGGAGTCATCTAG
- a CDS encoding type IV pilus secretin family protein, translating to MKLHPVFGGSLIGTAAIVVAAAQPVLAAPTQITGVKLTPSNTGVEVALETQSGDRPQVFTVSRGNTWVADMINTQLRIPEGTTFRRDNPAAGIAYVEIVPLDTNSVRVVVAGENGTPAGQITRRDPQGYTFSVAQSGGDTTTAQAPPEPAPSSVEVPVAPGPAAPGIPDPAAGLPTAPAASLPPNSVAPPFLPRAVAPPVGDIAVSNINVSPNAIDLGTAERVPRLLLRDAPARDVLSLLARVAGMNVAFADGGAPAADGAAPAAAAGDGGPTVSLDVENESVQDVFNYVLRLTGLEANRVGRTIFVGTSLPPGARGLVMRTLRLNQLKASMPESQTVSTLTSNTTIGGSQAGSSSTSQITRTVTQQRSVPVKGALQILEDYGANNAEGAAYSILRGLQVTADGRTNSITLLGPPDLIEVATAHLTQLDVRNRQVAVNVKIVEVDLLNDDNIGASFSFGIGDSFFGVDQGSLTAGYGDFRPPSSAEARNSLTGRPTIQNPFEDATTFIDPNTGITVDAGEGFRVIDQGAVTSSSPRQTTFFGRTAPRDDPFTAGITDIERGSFDQTNITRDAQGNITGATFQPGTIPTAEAGLPSLFTYPRDFLIQLRAQVLSDNAKILTDPTLIVQEGSQAQVNLTQEVFTGNRREITFPDQGPPIETIVTEVGEAGVILNVAVDQIDDNGFITMSVAPEVSSPGASVSDSDGNLVRQLINRRRLETGNVRLRDGQTLILTGIIQEQDRSTVTKVPILGDLPIIGSLFRQRRSQKDRSEVVVLVTPQIIDDSSRATFGYTYTPGPEARDILRRGSR from the coding sequence GTGAAGCTGCATCCCGTCTTTGGCGGATCGCTTATCGGTACAGCAGCGATTGTAGTTGCTGCGGCACAGCCCGTTTTGGCTGCGCCCACCCAGATTACAGGGGTCAAGCTGACCCCCAGCAACACTGGCGTAGAGGTTGCCCTAGAAACTCAAAGCGGCGATCGCCCCCAGGTTTTCACCGTTAGTCGCGGTAACACCTGGGTCGCCGACATGATCAATACCCAACTTCGGATTCCCGAAGGAACCACATTCCGGCGCGACAACCCCGCCGCAGGAATCGCCTACGTCGAGATCGTTCCTCTCGACACCAACAGTGTTCGCGTTGTGGTCGCTGGCGAGAATGGAACTCCAGCCGGACAAATTACCCGGCGCGACCCTCAAGGCTACACCTTTAGCGTCGCCCAATCAGGCGGCGACACCACAACCGCCCAGGCGCCACCCGAGCCAGCACCCAGCAGCGTAGAAGTCCCCGTGGCACCCGGCCCAGCAGCCCCCGGAATTCCCGATCCCGCCGCTGGACTGCCCACCGCTCCAGCCGCCAGTCTGCCGCCCAACAGCGTTGCTCCTCCCTTCTTGCCGCGAGCTGTCGCCCCCCCAGTCGGCGACATCGCCGTCTCCAACATCAACGTCAGCCCCAACGCCATTGACCTCGGCACCGCTGAGCGAGTCCCGCGCCTTTTGCTACGCGACGCTCCCGCTCGTGATGTGCTGTCTCTCTTGGCCCGCGTCGCCGGGATGAACGTTGCCTTTGCAGATGGCGGCGCTCCCGCAGCTGACGGCGCAGCACCAGCCGCTGCAGCTGGCGACGGAGGACCCACCGTCTCCCTCGACGTCGAAAACGAATCCGTCCAAGACGTCTTTAACTATGTCCTGCGGCTCACGGGCCTCGAGGCCAACCGGGTCGGACGCACCATCTTTGTGGGCACCAGCCTACCGCCGGGTGCTCGGGGCCTCGTCATGCGGACGCTGCGGCTCAATCAGCTCAAGGCCAGCATGCCCGAGAGCCAGACCGTCAGCACCCTGACCAGCAACACCACCATCGGCGGCAGCCAAGCTGGCAGCAGCAGCACCAGCCAAATCACGCGTACCGTCACCCAGCAGCGCAGCGTTCCGGTCAAAGGCGCTCTGCAAATTCTGGAAGACTACGGCGCCAACAATGCAGAAGGAGCGGCTTACAGCATCCTGCGCGGGTTGCAGGTTACAGCCGACGGCCGCACAAATTCCATTACCCTGCTAGGCCCTCCAGACCTGATTGAAGTTGCCACCGCCCACTTGACCCAGCTCGATGTTCGCAATCGTCAAGTCGCCGTCAACGTGAAAATCGTTGAAGTAGACCTCCTAAACGACGACAACATCGGCGCAAGCTTTTCCTTTGGCATCGGCGACAGCTTCTTCGGCGTGGACCAAGGCTCTCTGACCGCAGGCTACGGCGACTTCCGCCCCCCCAGCTCAGCCGAAGCGCGCAATAGCCTGACCGGACGACCCACGATCCAAAACCCCTTTGAGGACGCAACCACCTTCATCGATCCCAACACGGGCATCACCGTCGATGCGGGTGAAGGCTTCCGGGTGATTGACCAAGGGGCAGTGACCTCCAGCAGCCCACGCCAAACGACCTTCTTTGGCCGGACCGCTCCTCGGGATGACCCATTTACGGCTGGTATTACTGATATTGAGCGCGGGTCTTTTGATCAAACCAACATTACCCGCGACGCCCAAGGCAATATTACCGGCGCAACTTTCCAGCCTGGAACGATTCCGACAGCCGAGGCGGGCCTGCCTTCGCTCTTTACCTATCCACGGGATTTCTTGATTCAGCTGCGGGCGCAGGTCCTGTCAGATAACGCCAAGATCCTGACGGACCCGACGCTGATTGTGCAGGAGGGAAGCCAGGCCCAGGTGAACCTGACGCAGGAAGTGTTCACGGGGAACCGGCGAGAAATCACGTTCCCGGATCAAGGACCGCCGATTGAGACGATTGTGACGGAGGTCGGTGAGGCCGGCGTCATCCTGAATGTGGCGGTGGATCAGATCGACGACAACGGCTTTATTACGATGTCGGTGGCACCGGAGGTCAGCTCGCCTGGGGCTTCGGTGTCGGACTCTGATGGCAACTTGGTGCGTCAGCTGATCAACCGCCGCCGCCTGGAGACGGGTAATGTCCGTCTGCGGGATGGCCAAACGCTGATCTTGACGGGAATTATCCAGGAGCAGGACCGCAGTACGGTAACGAAGGTGCCGATTTTGGGCGATTTGCCGATTATTGGTTCGCTGTTCCGCCAGCGTCGGAGCCAGAAGGACCGCAGTGAGGTGGTGGTGCTGGTGACACCTCAGATCATTGATGATTCTTCGCGGGCAACGTTTGGCTACACGTATACGCCTGGCCCGGAGGCCCGAGATATTCTGCGTCGTGGGTCTCGCTAG
- a CDS encoding HU family DNA-binding protein: MNKGELIDEVAEKASVTKKQADAVITAALEAIVEAVSKGDKVTLVGFGSFERRERKAREGRNPKTGDKMDIPATQVPAFSAGKLFKEKVAPDN; this comes from the coding sequence ATGAATAAAGGCGAACTGATTGATGAAGTAGCCGAGAAGGCAAGCGTCACTAAGAAGCAAGCCGATGCAGTTATTACGGCGGCTCTAGAGGCGATCGTTGAGGCGGTCTCGAAAGGGGACAAGGTAACGCTAGTGGGTTTTGGGTCGTTTGAGCGTCGCGAGCGCAAGGCGCGCGAGGGGCGCAATCCCAAGACGGGTGACAAGATGGATATCCCCGCAACCCAGGTTCCTGCTTTTTCTGCGGGCAAGCTGTTCAAGGAAAAGGTCGCACCCGACAACTAG